A DNA window from Paenibacillus sp. HWE-109 contains the following coding sequences:
- a CDS encoding ABC transporter permease: MGANVNAISGDSTVKKRIIPTIWKTFLRYKWLYLLMVPGIAYYIVYHYVPMFGLVIAFKKYNLLKGMWGSEWVGFDNFRTIFSSPEFPSLMRNTILISVYRILFNMLPDVMLALILNEIRAPWFKRVVQTITYGPHFLSWIIVYGLVFSFFAPGAGLVTTFFRDMGWGDLDVLANSDYFRSLLVTSDIWKSTGFGAIIYLAALSSINHELYEAAVVDGAGRWRQLWHITLPGIREVFILLLILRIGHIMDAGFEQVYIFLNARVYDVGDILDTWIFRRGIEQMEFSVPAAMGVFKSVIGLVLVIGANKLAKKVGGSGIW, translated from the coding sequence ATGGGAGCAAATGTGAATGCGATTTCTGGTGACTCTACGGTCAAAAAACGGATAATACCGACGATCTGGAAAACATTTCTCCGTTACAAATGGCTGTATTTGCTTATGGTTCCGGGAATCGCCTATTACATCGTTTATCATTATGTGCCGATGTTCGGGCTCGTGATCGCATTCAAGAAATACAACCTGTTGAAGGGGATGTGGGGGAGCGAATGGGTCGGCTTTGATAATTTTCGGACGATCTTCTCGTCGCCGGAATTTCCGAGTCTGATGCGCAATACGATTCTGATCAGTGTGTACCGTATTTTATTCAACATGCTGCCTGACGTGATGCTGGCGCTTATTCTCAATGAGATTCGCGCGCCATGGTTCAAAAGGGTTGTGCAGACGATTACCTATGGACCGCATTTCTTATCGTGGATTATCGTGTATGGACTTGTCTTTTCCTTCTTTGCTCCTGGAGCAGGGCTAGTTACAACGTTCTTCCGCGATATGGGTTGGGGAGATTTGGATGTACTTGCCAATTCGGATTATTTCCGCTCGCTGCTGGTCACGTCGGATATTTGGAAGAGCACCGGTTTTGGAGCAATCATCTATTTGGCCGCGCTGTCCTCGATCAATCACGAATTGTATGAAGCGGCCGTGGTCGACGGCGCGGGGCGTTGGCGGCAGCTGTGGCATATTACGCTGCCAGGCATTCGAGAAGTATTCATTTTGCTGCTAATCTTGCGAATCGGGCATATTATGGATGCCGGCTTCGAGCAAGTCTACATTTTCCTGAACGCTAGAGTTTACGATGTGGGTGATATTCTCGATACATGGATTTTCAGGCGAGGCATCGAGCAGATGGAATTCAGTGTTCCAGCGGCGATGGGTGTGTTCAAATCAGTGATCGGTCTTGTGCTCGTGATAGGAGCGAACAAATTAGCCAAAAAGGTCGGCGGGTCCGGCATCTGGTAA
- a CDS encoding DapH/DapD/GlmU-related protein, producing the protein MKHIHQIHSHSLQSAEPDIHESSNIFNSFAGEWTSIGPNNKIIEASIGDYTYTMDDVTINYAEVGKFTSIASHVCINPVDHPMERVSQHHMTYRRMDYGFAETDDEGIFDWRRGNRVTIGHDVWIGHGAIVMKGVEIGNGAVVGSGAVVTKDVEPYTIVVGVAAKPIKTRFPKEVCDKLQQIAWWDWPRELLETRFHELNDVYGFIQKYG; encoded by the coding sequence ATGAAACATATTCATCAAATACACAGCCATTCGCTGCAGTCTGCTGAGCCTGATATTCATGAGAGCAGTAATATTTTCAACAGCTTCGCAGGGGAGTGGACCTCGATCGGTCCAAACAACAAGATCATTGAAGCCTCAATTGGGGATTACACTTATACAATGGACGATGTCACGATCAATTATGCAGAGGTGGGTAAATTCACTTCTATTGCTTCCCATGTTTGTATTAACCCAGTTGACCATCCGATGGAACGGGTGTCTCAGCATCATATGACGTATAGGCGAATGGACTACGGTTTCGCTGAGACCGATGATGAGGGGATTTTCGACTGGCGCAGGGGCAATCGCGTGACAATAGGCCATGATGTCTGGATTGGACACGGGGCTATTGTTATGAAGGGTGTTGAAATTGGGAATGGCGCGGTTGTCGGTTCAGGTGCTGTCGTGACCAAAGATGTTGAGCCCTATACGATCGTGGTTGGCGTGGCGGCGAAGCCAATCAAAACCCGATTTCCCAAGGAAGTTTGCGATAAATTGCAGCAGATCGCTTGGTGGGACTGGCCTCGTGAGTTGTTGGAAACGAGATTTCATGAATTAAATGATGTTTATGGCTTCATCCAAAAATATGGCTGA
- the phnH gene encoding phosphonate C-P lyase system protein PhnH, with the protein MSLDFIHDIQRAYRKLIDSQSRPGTLSDLAEEAGELALDKGCLPATLVLAEMLLDTEVSFNVFSERKVQVTQLFKQMSYAREAEASEADFIFVLRDAQQDDLQQAFEEAKIGNLSDPHFSATLIIEVESLSAGSKLRLSGPGIQSFANAQVLASEGWLDIRAERNAEYPLGLDCLFVDTKHRLLALPRTTQVLVEEVS; encoded by the coding sequence ATGAGCTTGGATTTCATTCATGATATACAAAGAGCTTATAGAAAATTGATCGACTCCCAGTCAAGACCTGGGACTCTCTCAGATCTCGCCGAAGAAGCCGGAGAACTAGCGTTGGATAAAGGCTGTTTGCCTGCAACGCTGGTACTGGCCGAGATGCTGCTGGATACGGAAGTCTCCTTCAACGTGTTCTCGGAGCGGAAAGTTCAAGTGACGCAATTGTTCAAACAAATGAGTTACGCCAGAGAAGCGGAAGCGAGCGAGGCAGATTTTATTTTTGTGCTCAGAGACGCACAGCAGGATGATTTGCAACAAGCGTTTGAAGAAGCGAAAATTGGTAATTTAAGTGATCCGCATTTCTCGGCAACGTTAATTATTGAAGTAGAAAGTTTGTCTGCGGGAAGCAAGCTGCGACTTTCTGGACCGGGTATTCAGTCCTTCGCCAACGCTCAAGTACTTGCTAGTGAGGGGTGGCTGGATATCCGAGCGGAGCGAAATGCCGAATACCCGCTTGGGCTGGATTGCCTCTTCGTGGATACGAAGCATCGTCTGCTCGCTTTGCCGAGAACGACGCAGGTTCTGGTTGAGGAGGTTAGTTGA
- a CDS encoding extracellular solute-binding protein, whose product MEERTIRKTSRERLSELVSTLREDILTGKRAVGEYLPSEKTFAAQFFLSNQSVRKGLEVLVSEGLIEKIPRVGTKVVGPPDGAFVTVKLGFHSSVTGEADLHRLLAIFQKENPHIRVQAVPTSSNNYGYISEYLSSGLLDVVMMNFKNFQECAENGDEGLLEPMERNPELYSFLSDAFQVEGRQLVQPFIFSPLILCYNREHFQAANLSEPDSSWQWKDLIEYSSKLAIPNERLGFHCDLYSSNRWPLLLLQTGKKFERHEDGRLKLAGTPMMDALRYCGEMKHSIPSLSEGITTGESELLLAKGKASMIMTSYFYLNYLLGERLSFDVAPVPHFGTPMTMLLNTGLAVNRQSNVKDAAVKLVEFLTSTKAQLFVRQHTYSLPARKSAAEWVGEEKRYLPSRFSLFRETIPGFRYFTDLAISARELSEINQELKMYWAGLETEEALCAQIEERLTLSTT is encoded by the coding sequence ATGGAAGAACGGACAATACGCAAGACGTCCCGCGAACGGTTAAGCGAACTCGTCAGTACGCTGCGGGAAGACATACTGACAGGAAAGCGGGCGGTGGGGGAATATCTGCCTTCTGAGAAGACATTCGCTGCGCAATTCTTTCTAAGCAACCAATCTGTGCGCAAAGGGCTCGAAGTTCTTGTTTCAGAAGGGTTGATTGAGAAAATACCGCGCGTCGGCACCAAGGTTGTCGGTCCACCGGACGGGGCCTTCGTTACTGTGAAGTTAGGCTTCCACAGCTCCGTAACTGGCGAAGCCGATTTGCACAGGCTGCTCGCCATCTTTCAAAAGGAAAACCCGCATATTCGGGTACAAGCTGTGCCTACCTCCAGCAACAATTACGGTTATATCAGCGAGTACTTGTCCAGCGGCCTGCTTGATGTGGTGATGATGAACTTCAAGAATTTTCAGGAATGCGCGGAAAATGGAGACGAAGGACTGCTGGAGCCGATGGAACGGAATCCAGAGCTGTATTCGTTCTTGTCAGATGCCTTTCAGGTGGAGGGCCGCCAGCTCGTGCAGCCGTTTATTTTCTCCCCACTCATTCTGTGCTACAACCGTGAGCACTTTCAAGCGGCGAATTTGTCCGAGCCGGATAGCAGCTGGCAATGGAAGGACTTGATCGAATATTCGTCAAAGCTGGCCATCCCAAATGAACGGCTTGGTTTTCATTGCGACTTGTATTCATCTAATCGTTGGCCTTTGCTGCTGTTGCAAACCGGTAAAAAGTTCGAGAGGCATGAAGACGGCCGGCTTAAACTTGCCGGCACGCCGATGATGGATGCGCTTCGCTACTGCGGGGAGATGAAACACAGTATTCCCTCTCTATCGGAAGGGATAACGACAGGTGAATCGGAACTGCTCTTGGCTAAGGGCAAGGCGTCGATGATTATGACTAGTTATTTTTACTTGAACTATTTGCTTGGTGAGCGTCTGTCCTTTGACGTCGCGCCTGTGCCGCACTTCGGCACGCCGATGACCATGCTGCTTAACACGGGCCTTGCTGTCAACCGTCAGTCGAACGTCAAAGACGCCGCCGTCAAGCTGGTCGAATTTCTCACGAGCACGAAGGCGCAGCTATTCGTTCGGCAGCATACCTATAGTCTTCCTGCCAGAAAATCAGCCGCTGAATGGGTTGGGGAAGAAAAGCGGTATCTGCCTTCCAGATTTTCGCTGTTTCGCGAAACGATTCCGGGTTTTAGATATTTCACGGATTTGGCCATTAGCGCAAGAGAACTGTCCGAAATTAATCAGGAATTGAAGATGTATTGGGCAGGTTTGGAAACGGAAGAGGCGTTATGCGCGCAAATCGAGGAGCGCCTTACGCTAAGTACAACATAA
- a CDS encoding aspartate aminotransferase family protein, with protein MSKNAELYEESKLYSPGGVHTSIRNVNPMKVFTKGEGAYIYDAEGNKYIDYQGAFGPIILGHSHPYVNKKVIEAIERTDLYGVGCTDLEVELARKICQHVPSSEQVLFCNSGSEATYHAIRLTRAITGRNKLIKFQGCYHGWHDYVARNMLSSWDMIGKRDPGSAGMLDEAIDNTLVCTFNDLDDVERTFRENKGQIASLIVEPIPHNIGCVMPQPGFLEGLRELCTAHGALLIFDEVITGFRHDIGGFQKVAGVTPDLTTMGKAMANGYPIAAVAGKREYMQRFNTYPGGDVWFAGTYNGHAVGTSASIATLELMENEPVHEHIFRLGEKMRSGIRGIHERLGIEAFVAGFGSVWTTYFMTSEPKNYSDLQQNDAEFYVAYRKRLIEKGIYKMPMNIKRNHISYSHTDQDVDTTLDIIESVLKELVSK; from the coding sequence ATGTCCAAAAATGCAGAACTCTATGAAGAATCAAAGCTTTATTCGCCAGGCGGCGTGCATACGTCCATTCGCAATGTAAACCCTATGAAAGTCTTCACCAAAGGAGAGGGTGCTTACATTTATGATGCGGAAGGGAACAAGTACATTGACTATCAGGGTGCTTTTGGGCCCATCATTCTTGGTCATAGCCATCCTTATGTGAATAAAAAGGTCATTGAAGCGATTGAACGAACCGATTTGTACGGTGTTGGCTGTACGGATCTGGAAGTTGAACTGGCTCGTAAGATTTGTCAGCATGTTCCTTCATCCGAGCAAGTGCTTTTTTGCAATTCGGGATCTGAGGCTACGTATCATGCGATTCGCTTAACGCGCGCGATTACTGGGCGCAACAAGCTGATCAAATTTCAAGGCTGCTACCACGGCTGGCATGATTATGTCGCTCGCAACATGCTTAGCTCTTGGGACATGATCGGCAAACGCGATCCAGGTTCGGCTGGGATGCTGGACGAAGCCATAGATAACACGCTGGTTTGCACGTTTAATGATCTTGATGATGTGGAAAGGACTTTCCGTGAGAATAAAGGGCAAATTGCTTCTTTAATCGTGGAGCCGATTCCGCACAACATCGGTTGTGTGATGCCGCAGCCTGGCTTCCTTGAAGGACTCCGTGAGCTATGCACGGCGCATGGAGCGCTGCTGATCTTTGATGAAGTGATCACTGGCTTCCGTCATGATATCGGGGGTTTCCAGAAGGTGGCAGGGGTAACGCCTGATTTGACAACGATGGGGAAAGCGATGGCAAACGGCTACCCTATTGCCGCAGTAGCGGGTAAACGTGAATACATGCAGCGTTTCAATACGTATCCGGGCGGAGACGTCTGGTTTGCGGGAACCTACAACGGTCATGCAGTAGGGACATCCGCCTCTATCGCAACACTTGAGCTCATGGAGAATGAGCCTGTGCATGAGCACATTTTCCGCTTGGGCGAGAAGATGCGCTCCGGCATTCGTGGCATTCACGAGCGGCTGGGCATCGAGGCGTTTGTAGCAGGCTTCGGTTCGGTGTGGACGACGTATTTCATGACAAGCGAACCCAAGAACTACTCGGATTTGCAACAAAATGATGCAGAGTTCTATGTAGCTTATCGGAAGAGACTTATCGAAAAGGGCATTTACAAGATGCCGATGAACATTAAGCGCAATCATATCAGTTATAGTCATACGGATCAGGATGTTGACACAACACTGGACATTATTGAATCTGTCTTGAAAGAGCTAGTCAGCAAATAA
- a CDS encoding PHP domain-containing protein has protein sequence MKVELHCHTNLSDGSFTFEEILELAVKEDIRYLAITNHDTTLEINEMINRGLERGIEIIPGIEVSAYDFRRNRRVHILGYYIEPGHAELETLCSPLLEMRHDGCRMAVDRLIEAGYSITWEQVLKHAAGGTGVYKQHIMHALIDQGYTTTIYGDLYKKLFARGQNGEPQGTAYIPTKYVDACDAVRAILKAGGVPVLAHPGQYRSFEIVPELVQAGLQGIEVWHPLHGPDDEDQAREFAFKYDLVMTGGSDFHGFYGEKEVELGSKSPGIDTIGQLQARKQSSVKGGIDA, from the coding sequence ATGAAAGTAGAGTTGCACTGCCATACGAATTTGTCAGACGGTTCGTTCACTTTTGAGGAAATTTTGGAGTTGGCTGTTAAGGAAGATATTCGTTATCTAGCGATAACGAATCATGATACGACGCTGGAGATCAATGAGATGATAAATAGAGGGTTGGAACGGGGGATTGAGATTATCCCAGGTATTGAAGTTTCGGCCTATGACTTTAGAAGAAATCGCAGAGTGCATATTCTTGGTTATTATATCGAACCTGGACATGCCGAACTTGAAACGCTGTGCAGTCCGCTGCTTGAGATGCGCCACGATGGCTGTCGAATGGCAGTGGATAGACTGATTGAAGCGGGCTATTCCATTACATGGGAGCAAGTGCTCAAGCACGCCGCAGGAGGTACGGGAGTTTACAAACAGCATATTATGCATGCGTTAATAGATCAGGGTTATACCACGACAATCTATGGCGATTTGTACAAAAAACTGTTCGCGCGCGGTCAAAATGGAGAACCGCAGGGCACGGCATATATTCCGACCAAGTATGTGGATGCTTGCGATGCTGTTCGCGCCATTCTGAAGGCAGGCGGAGTCCCCGTCCTTGCCCATCCTGGTCAATATCGGAGCTTCGAAATTGTGCCGGAGCTTGTGCAAGCAGGACTTCAAGGCATTGAGGTTTGGCACCCGCTGCATGGACCGGATGATGAAGATCAAGCGCGAGAATTTGCTTTCAAATATGATCTCGTCATGACTGGCGGGTCCGATTTTCATGGTTTTTATGGAGAGAAAGAGGTTGAGCTTGGTAGTAAAAGTCCTGGTATAGACACAATCGGCCAACTCCAAGCGCGTAAACAATCATCCGTCAAAGGAGGCATCGACGCATGA
- a CDS encoding GntR family transcriptional regulator, which yields MSEEVDIMDYLTAAIQSGKYEPDDKLPSENELADRFKVPRITARKAYERLQELGYIYSKQGKGSFVQDRNLRIPLVLSGNISFSQKMLDLGYNYQSKNIFCEPISFNNKIYQSLRAPEDSMVYRVGRLRIVNGQSIALHISYVTACMFPEISTEGREITSMFQYYRSKGYHNFRSIQTILSVTYPSKSERDLLACSSLIPLLVLESGCMDGESGKMLECSKILYRGDCFSYEI from the coding sequence ATGTCTGAAGAGGTGGATATCATGGATTATCTCACTGCGGCTATCCAATCCGGCAAATATGAGCCTGACGATAAATTGCCTTCGGAAAATGAGTTGGCAGACCGATTCAAGGTCCCCAGAATCACTGCGCGCAAAGCCTACGAGCGCTTGCAGGAACTGGGCTATATCTACTCCAAGCAAGGCAAAGGCAGCTTTGTACAGGATCGAAATCTTCGCATTCCTCTCGTTCTTTCCGGGAATATCAGTTTTAGTCAGAAGATGCTTGATCTAGGCTATAACTATCAGTCCAAGAACATATTTTGTGAGCCCATCTCGTTTAACAATAAAATTTATCAATCCCTTCGCGCACCTGAAGACAGCATGGTCTATCGAGTGGGCCGGCTCCGAATTGTAAATGGACAGTCTATTGCCTTGCACATTTCGTATGTGACGGCATGCATGTTTCCTGAAATCAGTACCGAGGGAAGAGAGATAACTTCGATGTTTCAGTATTACAGAAGCAAGGGCTATCACAATTTTCGTTCTATCCAAACAATTCTTAGCGTAACGTACCCTTCTAAAAGCGAGAGGGATCTGCTAGCTTGCTCCAGCCTTATTCCGTTATTGGTGCTGGAATCCGGGTGCATGGATGGTGAATCAGGCAAAATGCTGGAATGCAGCAAAATTTTGTATCGTGGAGACTGTTTTTCTTACGAGATCTAA
- the tatA gene encoding twin-arginine translocase TatA/TatE family subunit, whose product MPHFSASTILLLLITALVLFGPSKLPELGRAFGKTLKEFKNGTKELLGPDDPQSQAQPLAQARKESSADDVNRR is encoded by the coding sequence ATGCCGCACTTTAGTGCTTCAACCATTCTGTTATTGCTTATAACGGCTCTCGTCTTGTTTGGGCCCAGCAAACTGCCGGAATTAGGTCGGGCGTTCGGCAAGACCTTGAAGGAATTTAAAAACGGAACCAAGGAATTACTCGGGCCTGATGATCCGCAATCACAGGCACAGCCTCTGGCACAGGCTCGCAAGGAGTCTTCTGCTGACGATGTCAACAGGCGTTAA
- a CDS encoding carbohydrate ABC transporter permease — protein sequence MPFILKKTKSDRVVDAVLYTVLAIFCLATLFPIYFVFVMAITPYTEVLKNGGFIIFPHAVTFEAFKTIFSSNTVPKALQVTVFITVVGTACNLAITTMLAYPLSKKFLPGRNIVLMGIVFTMLFSGGIIPIYLTVKATGLMNTVWALIIPGLVSSFNILIMKTFFEGLPYEIEEAAKVDGCSDIGTLTRIVLPLSLPIMATLGLFYGVNHWNAYFGGVMYLNDRSLYPLQVVLRNMIVSPAISQELAVPQSALNTMPPETIKMATVVVAIVPVLIVYPFLQKYFVKGMLLGAVKG from the coding sequence ATGCCATTCATACTTAAAAAAACCAAATCAGACCGCGTTGTAGATGCCGTTCTTTATACGGTTCTGGCGATATTCTGTTTGGCAACGCTGTTCCCGATTTACTTTGTTTTCGTCATGGCGATCACGCCATATACGGAAGTGCTCAAGAACGGCGGTTTCATCATTTTCCCGCATGCCGTCACGTTCGAGGCATTCAAAACGATTTTCTCCAGCAATACGGTTCCCAAAGCGCTGCAAGTGACAGTCTTTATCACAGTCGTCGGTACGGCGTGCAACCTGGCGATTACGACGATGCTGGCGTATCCGTTATCGAAGAAATTTCTGCCAGGACGCAATATTGTGCTGATGGGCATCGTGTTTACGATGTTGTTCTCAGGGGGGATTATCCCCATTTATTTAACCGTCAAGGCAACCGGTTTGATGAATACCGTCTGGGCGCTGATTATTCCGGGTCTCGTGTCATCGTTCAATATATTGATTATGAAGACTTTCTTCGAAGGTCTGCCGTATGAGATTGAGGAAGCGGCGAAGGTAGACGGCTGCAGCGATATCGGCACGCTGACTCGGATTGTGCTGCCGCTCTCGCTGCCGATCATGGCAACACTCGGCTTATTCTATGGTGTGAATCATTGGAATGCGTACTTCGGCGGGGTCATGTATTTGAATGATCGGAGTCTGTATCCGCTGCAGGTCGTGCTGCGCAACATGATTGTGTCGCCCGCTATCAGTCAGGAGCTGGCTGTCCCGCAATCTGCGCTGAATACGATGCCGCCAGAAACGATTAAAATGGCTACCGTAGTGGTAGCGATTGTACCCGTGTTGATCGTATATCCGTTTTTGCAAAAATATTTCGTTAAGGGCATGCTGTTGGGTGCCGTCAAAGGGTAG
- a CDS encoding fumarylacetoacetate hydrolase family protein, with protein MKLLTFMLGGTYRLGVKKEQGVLDVLAALSVVPSEKTIPTSIQEVIAGGAEALNELRIYSNQVVAAVNDTTAYVREESTLDLGPCVTHPNKIICVGLNYRRHAEETGAQIPRYPILFNKFNNTITGHGDDIPLPKVSEKVDYEAELAIVIGKTAKSISKDEALDYVLGYCNANDLSARDLQVRTQQWLLGKSCDKFAPIGPYLVTADEIANPNDLEIKTYVNGEVRQQSNTSDMIFHCDEIVSYISQHMTLVPGDIILTGTPEGVVLGYPPEKQVYLKDGDIVSIEIEKLGTLTNRMISES; from the coding sequence ATGAAATTACTAACATTTATGCTGGGTGGGACCTACCGTTTAGGTGTGAAAAAGGAACAGGGCGTGCTTGACGTCTTGGCAGCGCTCTCCGTTGTGCCTTCAGAAAAAACAATTCCGACTAGCATACAGGAAGTTATTGCCGGGGGTGCTGAAGCATTAAATGAACTCCGGATTTACTCCAATCAGGTGGTCGCCGCGGTTAACGACACAACCGCATATGTAAGGGAGGAGTCGACTTTGGACCTTGGTCCTTGTGTCACGCACCCCAATAAAATTATTTGCGTAGGACTTAACTATCGCAGGCATGCGGAGGAAACGGGCGCTCAAATCCCGCGGTATCCGATTCTGTTCAATAAATTCAACAATACCATTACAGGCCATGGTGATGACATTCCGTTGCCGAAGGTTTCGGAGAAAGTAGATTATGAAGCAGAATTAGCAATTGTCATTGGTAAAACAGCCAAATCAATTTCTAAGGATGAAGCGTTGGACTATGTTTTAGGCTACTGCAACGCCAATGATCTGTCTGCTCGTGATTTGCAGGTGAGAACACAGCAATGGCTGCTGGGCAAATCTTGCGATAAATTCGCGCCGATCGGTCCATATCTCGTAACGGCCGATGAAATAGCTAATCCCAATGATCTTGAAATTAAGACCTATGTGAATGGGGAAGTGCGGCAGCAGTCGAACACATCGGACATGATTTTCCATTGTGATGAGATTGTCAGCTACATATCCCAGCATATGACGCTCGTACCTGGCGATATCATTCTAACAGGAACTCCAGAAGGCGTAGTATTAGGATATCCGCCTGAGAAGCAAGTATATCTCAAGGATGGGGACATCGTGTCGATCGAAATTGAAAAGCTCGGAACCTTGACGAATCGGATGATTTCGGAGTCATAG
- a CDS encoding extracellular solute-binding protein, whose protein sequence is MRTFSKVTTVLLASSLLLAACSDAKEGASSSPAGKTGVSSSPDAKKEKLDLKWTVIADASSQLPSADKDFVKSAIEEKFNVTLKMTYLPLGQDYTNKLNTMIASGDIPDLFYAEGVPSNNYIRDGVARDLTGIVTPEKMPNYFKNWVTEANLKSYQVQSAFKRAPVPYETNYYRTFYIRKDWLDKLNLKMPTNYDELVNVMKAFTFNDPDGNGKNDTYGFTAAGSGTSVSMDFPEFLQNGLVGDTYVDGDQFIDVRSDIRMQNVLTDIKKLLDLKVVDPDWFLNKYGQHFDKAAQGKAGIVIGQGRDLAFDNNPAGLQMKSKQAGQTTADWEPFHPWEKTGTWVETIPGNPFLISSKTSDAKVQRSIEILDWLAGEEGFLLTRYGKEGVHYKRNGKTIEVNQDAYKKDVIDNNNFIEIYGWFTPRKPEVFGLNVVDPKITERDKKIVEKINSYKILPSVGTALTVKEGMDLGAMRKRMNELHIQVVYKDKDASNWPQYRQEIMTKFGGKAIFDNYAELATAAKGKTIKFKAEN, encoded by the coding sequence TTGAGAACGTTTTCAAAAGTAACGACTGTATTGTTGGCTTCTTCACTCTTGCTCGCTGCATGTTCGGACGCCAAAGAAGGTGCTTCATCGTCACCAGCAGGGAAGACCGGCGTTTCTTCCAGTCCGGACGCTAAGAAGGAAAAGCTGGATCTGAAATGGACGGTTATCGCAGATGCAAGTTCCCAACTTCCTTCGGCAGATAAAGATTTCGTGAAGAGTGCAATCGAAGAGAAGTTCAATGTCACTCTGAAAATGACTTACTTGCCGCTTGGTCAAGACTACACCAATAAGTTGAATACGATGATCGCTTCCGGCGACATTCCGGACCTCTTCTATGCAGAGGGTGTCCCTTCCAATAACTACATCCGTGACGGCGTGGCCCGCGACTTGACGGGCATTGTTACACCTGAGAAAATGCCGAACTATTTCAAAAATTGGGTAACTGAAGCTAACTTGAAATCATACCAAGTGCAAAGCGCGTTTAAACGTGCGCCTGTTCCTTATGAAACGAACTATTACCGTACCTTTTATATACGGAAGGATTGGCTTGACAAGTTGAATTTGAAAATGCCGACGAACTACGATGAACTCGTTAATGTTATGAAAGCCTTCACGTTCAATGATCCGGATGGCAACGGCAAGAATGACACCTACGGCTTTACGGCTGCAGGCAGCGGCACCAGCGTTTCTATGGATTTCCCGGAATTCCTGCAAAATGGCTTGGTCGGCGACACCTATGTCGACGGCGATCAATTCATCGACGTCCGCAGCGATATCCGCATGCAAAATGTGCTTACAGATATTAAGAAACTGCTGGATCTGAAAGTTGTCGATCCGGATTGGTTCCTCAACAAATACGGGCAGCACTTTGATAAAGCGGCGCAGGGCAAAGCGGGTATCGTGATCGGTCAAGGCAGAGACCTTGCCTTCGACAACAATCCGGCAGGCCTGCAAATGAAATCCAAGCAAGCGGGTCAAACGACAGCGGATTGGGAGCCGTTCCATCCATGGGAAAAAACCGGCACATGGGTCGAGACGATTCCAGGCAATCCGTTCCTGATCAGCTCCAAGACTTCCGATGCCAAAGTACAGCGTTCCATTGAAATTCTCGACTGGCTGGCTGGCGAAGAAGGATTTCTGTTGACCCGTTACGGCAAAGAAGGCGTTCATTACAAGCGCAACGGCAAGACAATAGAAGTGAATCAAGATGCTTACAAGAAAGACGTAATCGACAACAATAACTTCATTGAAATCTATGGCTGGTTTACACCGCGCAAACCGGAGGTGTTCGGGCTGAATGTCGTCGATCCGAAAATTACGGAGCGCGATAAGAAAATCGTGGAGAAAATCAACAGTTACAAAATTCTTCCTTCTGTCGGCACGGCTCTGACTGTCAAGGAAGGCATGGATTTGGGCGCGATGCGCAAACGGATGAATGAACTGCATATCCAAGTTGTGTATAAAGACAAGGATGCATCCAATTGGCCGCAATACCGTCAAGAAATCATGACGAAATTCGGCGGCAAGGCGATTTTTGACAACTATGCTGAGCTTGCTACAGCAGCCAAAGGCAAAACGATCAAGTTCAAAGCGGAAAACTAA
- the phnG gene encoding phosphonate C-P lyase system protein PhnG, whose amino-acid sequence MKRKQRTEILINGTADLAVSLSQDIASRYNIVVIEEPNHGLVMVKVRETAQKSLFYLGEVLVTECKVQIEGAIGVGLVKGDDPNKAYDLAVIDAAFGADLKETAEWSILLQQESERLAARQAAFQSKLLQTKVNFETMDTD is encoded by the coding sequence ATGAAACGAAAGCAAAGAACAGAGATTTTAATAAATGGAACGGCTGATCTGGCTGTGTCGCTTTCACAAGATATTGCGAGCCGTTACAACATTGTTGTGATCGAAGAGCCTAATCACGGATTGGTCATGGTCAAGGTGAGAGAAACCGCACAGAAAAGCCTGTTTTATTTGGGCGAAGTGTTGGTGACGGAATGCAAAGTGCAGATTGAAGGAGCAATCGGCGTTGGTCTTGTCAAGGGGGATGACCCAAACAAAGCCTATGATTTGGCTGTTATTGATGCAGCTTTCGGGGCAGATCTTAAAGAAACTGCGGAATGGTCAATTCTGCTTCAGCAGGAAAGCGAGCGCTTGGCTGCTCGGCAAGCCGCATTTCAATCGAAGCTTCTGCAAACAAAAGTGAATTTTGAAACGATGGACACGGATTGA